A region of Chloracidobacterium sp. DNA encodes the following proteins:
- a CDS encoding cyclic nucleotide-binding domain-containing protein encodes MPRVIENHEQVIEAFQNVDIVSELVEKLPNGEFRNELDMDIILFGRSYRGKQVGPYTRLLEFQPGETIVHENTWESSIFYILVKGSLEASIKEQNGNRKNVGIISAGNSFGEMAMLSGTPRTATVSVASTGEPALVLEFTRPAIRLLRKLSKFGKALDRNYRNYGQTLTLNELKDFTNLDLDKGVLHRLNDSARFAVYEKNHVLFREGDPINRVIFVRNGWIQRVSGVEFNPKAAELLLSDETVGLDFLGAGTCLGLEAVEASTNWKYTATVAGRTEVLEVAVTRLREDKEMSSVVVPFLKGMADNDDQMPLHPSDSRVLTATSREIETGVVDGVNLLVMDMAKCIRCGNCSLACHKVHGNSRLTRRGIHIERPFKPNKPATQSILVPTVCMHCQDPECLTGCPTGAIARFPNGEIDINPQTCIGCGDCATQCPYNAISMIARPDPKNGNGNGAFTNLLSAFSLGEAKMPMPVEQTENLLAVKCNLCHDTKMNPKGAKTEAYSCEENCPTGALVRVNPREYFDEVNQTIGLIRRTKTHAIGENIHKFDLWATIWHVIGIAMVLAFGGAAVWATRAYAQDIPLSAGSWVTMRWLTGLTGLVSIVWVMAYPLRKQVYRRRAGALRYWMLSHIYLGVLAGVLLLVHGGTSSGGLLTTVLMISFDLVIASGLFGAACYIIVPRFMTKVEREPLLLEDLEARREELRAELVRAADETTSEELNQLIQRKVRRRFLGLGYLIRQYLKREDLGTMLAGAREEFRSAAEKMSRSDDARLMEAVENAATLRRVDALCYLHQLLKLWVAPHVLFTSLMLVLMLIHIAQVVYFNVR; translated from the coding sequence ATGCCACGTGTTATAGAAAATCACGAGCAGGTAATTGAGGCATTTCAAAATGTTGATATCGTATCCGAACTTGTCGAAAAGCTTCCAAACGGTGAGTTTCGAAACGAACTCGATATGGATATCATCCTGTTTGGCCGCAGCTATCGCGGAAAACAGGTTGGCCCTTATACGCGACTTCTAGAATTTCAACCGGGCGAGACCATCGTCCATGAGAACACTTGGGAAAGTAGTATCTTTTACATCCTCGTAAAAGGCTCCCTCGAAGCCTCGATAAAAGAACAAAACGGAAACCGCAAAAATGTTGGGATCATTTCAGCCGGAAATTCTTTCGGTGAAATGGCCATGCTTTCCGGAACGCCGAGAACTGCGACGGTCTCAGTTGCTTCGACGGGTGAACCCGCGCTTGTGTTGGAATTTACCCGTCCGGCAATTCGTTTATTGCGAAAGCTATCAAAATTCGGCAAAGCTCTCGATCGCAATTACCGCAATTATGGACAGACTCTTACACTCAATGAACTCAAAGATTTCACGAACCTTGATCTTGATAAAGGGGTTCTCCACCGATTGAATGATTCCGCGCGTTTTGCGGTATATGAAAAGAACCATGTGCTGTTTCGAGAAGGCGATCCAATAAATCGAGTCATTTTTGTAAGAAATGGCTGGATACAGCGTGTTAGCGGCGTTGAGTTTAATCCAAAGGCAGCAGAACTATTACTTTCGGATGAAACGGTAGGGCTTGATTTTCTTGGTGCCGGAACCTGCCTTGGGCTTGAGGCGGTCGAAGCCTCAACAAATTGGAAATACACCGCCACTGTCGCAGGACGCACCGAAGTTCTCGAAGTAGCAGTTACCCGCCTGCGCGAAGATAAAGAAATGAGTTCAGTAGTCGTTCCCTTTTTGAAAGGAATGGCTGACAACGATGATCAGATGCCGCTGCATCCGAGCGACAGCCGTGTTTTGACAGCTACAAGCCGAGAGATCGAAACCGGAGTTGTCGATGGCGTAAATCTGCTGGTTATGGACATGGCCAAGTGCATTCGCTGTGGTAATTGTTCGCTGGCATGTCACAAGGTCCACGGTAACTCGCGTCTGACCAGGCGCGGTATCCATATCGAGCGGCCATTCAAGCCCAACAAACCGGCAACCCAGAGCATCTTAGTCCCGACAGTTTGTATGCACTGTCAAGACCCGGAATGTCTGACAGGCTGTCCGACAGGTGCGATCGCGCGGTTTCCAAACGGTGAGATCGATATCAATCCGCAAACGTGCATCGGCTGCGGCGACTGCGCTACGCAATGTCCTTACAATGCAATTTCGATGATCGCCCGGCCAGACCCGAAAAATGGGAATGGCAACGGAGCGTTTACAAATCTTCTATCGGCATTTTCACTCGGTGAGGCCAAGATGCCCATGCCGGTCGAGCAAACCGAGAATTTGCTTGCCGTAAAATGTAATCTTTGTCACGACACGAAAATGAACCCGAAAGGCGCAAAGACCGAGGCTTATTCCTGCGAAGAAAATTGCCCTACCGGAGCATTAGTTCGTGTAAATCCGCGCGAGTATTTTGATGAGGTCAACCAAACGATCGGCCTTATACGACGAACCAAGACGCACGCGATCGGTGAGAACATACACAAATTTGATCTATGGGCAACGATCTGGCATGTGATCGGTATTGCGATGGTTTTGGCGTTTGGCGGTGCGGCCGTGTGGGCAACACGCGCTTACGCTCAGGACATACCATTGAGTGCGGGAAGTTGGGTGACGATGCGATGGCTGACGGGGCTTACAGGTCTAGTGAGCATCGTCTGGGTGATGGCTTATCCGCTCAGAAAACAGGTCTATCGTCGGCGTGCCGGAGCCTTACGATATTGGATGTTGTCGCACATCTATCTGGGTGTTTTGGCTGGAGTTCTTCTGTTGGTTCACGGAGGTACAAGCTCAGGCGGTTTGCTGACGACGGTCCTTATGATCTCATTCGATCTTGTGATCGCCAGCGGACTTTTTGGTGCTGCGTGCTACATTATCGTGCCGAGATTTATGACAAAGGTCGAGCGTGAACCGCTGCTTTTGGAAGACCTCGAAGCTCGGCGCGAAGAGCTTCGAGCCGAACTTGTTCGAGCTGCCGATGAAACCACCAGTGAAGAACTTAATCAACTGATCCAAAGGAAAGTGCGCCGCCGTTTTTTAGGACTCGGCTATCTTATTAGGCAATATCTTAAGAGAGAAGACCTTGGAACAATGCTCGCCGGTGCCCGCGAAGAGTTTCGTTCAGCGGCGGAAAAGATGAGCCGTTCCGACGATGCTCGTTTGATGGAAGCAGTGGAAAACGCCGCAACTCTGCGTCGTGTCGATGCACTCTGCTATTTGCATCAATTGCTCAAATTGTGGGTTGCTCCGCATGTTCTTTTTACGTCGTTAATGTTGGTGCTAATGTTGATCCATATAGCCCAGGTTGTTTATTTTAACGTCCGATGA
- a CDS encoding FHA domain-containing protein yields MSEKTGKFTISYADLLTETKSVESDSLYIGRLETCEVFLDHTTVSRIHAGINFQDENYSIVNLSTSNVLTLNGRRLTSKKSDVLADGDTIQIGPFTILVARLGDELLLVVERQFAERTPPQVSKSSKKPTTSAAVAAGGVLDVFWEKRSRDKDDWGTRLRPTEKPKPGKAMFNWKPTRDLRPTWRVGLFIWAFLVIGALGVYAFFRHPDAYASKPLSNPHASMIENSAIATTANGNSCTTCHTLNEPVENSCIKCHSAAEFHSSNTKAHEQAGITCTMCHREHQGADFDMKTTAIRTCAECHNDQNPKTYNGKAVHTAHGGSYGYPVVDGVWKWKGVYREVADAIPEINQSATGDKDEQAKLSRQFHTIHLYRLQSPAPLKGDKRGLVTCSTCHESFGANNIDRVKPRQTCAVCHTTPENATERDKRFETDSANCISCHVQHPYSTGRWSEFLTTDALDRRKEAITNKIKQLSGQ; encoded by the coding sequence ATGAGCGAGAAAACAGGAAAATTTACGATCTCCTATGCGGATCTGCTTACCGAAACAAAATCGGTCGAGAGCGACAGTCTATATATCGGACGCCTGGAAACATGTGAAGTGTTTTTGGACCACACGACAGTTTCCAGAATTCATGCAGGTATCAATTTTCAGGACGAGAACTACAGCATAGTAAACCTCTCCACATCAAATGTTCTAACGCTAAATGGCCGCCGTCTTACATCAAAAAAATCAGATGTGTTGGCCGATGGCGATACTATTCAGATCGGCCCGTTTACAATACTTGTAGCGCGGCTTGGCGATGAATTGTTGTTGGTTGTCGAACGTCAATTTGCAGAACGAACGCCGCCGCAAGTTTCAAAATCTTCCAAAAAACCTACAACCTCTGCGGCAGTAGCAGCAGGAGGTGTTCTCGATGTTTTTTGGGAGAAGCGTTCGCGTGACAAAGATGATTGGGGAACGCGCCTGCGTCCGACGGAAAAACCAAAACCGGGCAAGGCAATGTTCAACTGGAAACCGACGCGCGATCTGCGCCCAACGTGGCGAGTCGGTTTGTTTATTTGGGCATTTTTAGTGATCGGTGCACTGGGAGTGTATGCATTTTTCCGCCATCCGGACGCTTATGCGTCGAAGCCGCTTTCAAACCCGCATGCCTCGATGATAGAGAACAGCGCCATTGCGACAACAGCCAACGGCAATTCATGCACGACTTGCCACACTTTGAATGAGCCGGTTGAAAATTCCTGTATCAAATGTCATTCGGCTGCTGAATTTCACTCGTCCAATACAAAAGCCCATGAGCAAGCCGGCATTACCTGCACCATGTGTCATCGTGAGCATCAGGGAGCGGATTTTGATATGAAAACCACAGCAATTCGCACTTGTGCTGAGTGTCACAACGATCAAAATCCAAAGACCTACAATGGCAAGGCAGTACACACGGCTCACGGTGGTTCTTATGGTTATCCGGTAGTTGACGGTGTGTGGAAATGGAAAGGCGTTTATCGCGAAGTCGCCGACGCGATACCTGAGATCAATCAAAGTGCGACTGGTGACAAAGATGAACAGGCAAAATTAAGCCGTCAGTTTCACACAATTCATCTTTACCGTTTGCAGTCCCCTGCTCCGCTCAAGGGCGACAAACGTGGACTTGTAACGTGTTCGACATGTCACGAATCTTTTGGTGCAAATAACATAGACAGAGTGAAGCCGCGTCAGACATGCGCTGTTTGTCACACAACGCCTGAAAATGCGACGGAGCGTGACAAGCGTTTTGAAACAGATTCGGCAAATTGTATTTCGTGTCACGTCCAGCATCCTTACAGCACCGGACGGTGGAGCGAATTTCTAACGACCGATGCTCTCGACAGGAGGAAAGAGGCGATCACTAACAAGATCAAGCAGCTTAGCGGCCAATGA
- a CDS encoding NAD(P)-binding domain-containing protein — MKFFHLFICLVLIGFLIWLNQAFVPVDAVRYGGLSWIGWASIGLVGVGVGLLFIFNDSSRAFGFFKARDEMAAPVTNIRTLSKAELTELGLDKYRGPSYPHPVIFAERCIGCQACVDACPHDVLAIVDGTAAAVAPDLCMEDTACQAECPVNPKACIVINTAKDVRSLPTPTRDGSTFQTNVPGCFIIGDVSGVPLIKNAVKEGADVIAHIVDELKGAQPEPKADYDVAIIGIGPGGASAAASAQEANLRYVGIEQDKTLSTIDLYPKGKYIFFKPDTKDWSGGIPVTGLGLSKAKYGGSEGDDDQTIFDAVGHDLKTIVHEQAALLHGEMIAKIPTTLHEKLAPKLSEKLEKELKKRIAGFLRSKGSVDWARVFQTQFLKEQNNLLPLFRSDIADQLQTKIPGDQRENILDIWLGSLTSKGVKINENESCKTVNKAEDGDYFVINAERGAEKLPQTYKARRVIIAIGLRGAPNKLRLPNEDLKFKIEGREEQKVIYGLSNPAEFWGCRIVVVGGGNVAVEAAVDLVATRDGATITPRTPDMMNKVTLLVRDYLAPTVKFGNKFQLYQCADNGIIDLRFGVGIKEMRENEIVLEDVKTKKELETIPNDYIFALIGGERPNRFLESIGITIK, encoded by the coding sequence ATGAAATTTTTCCATCTTTTTATTTGTCTCGTACTCATCGGGTTTTTGATCTGGCTGAATCAGGCATTCGTTCCTGTGGACGCAGTCCGTTACGGCGGATTGTCGTGGATCGGTTGGGCCAGCATTGGGTTGGTCGGTGTAGGTGTTGGGCTGCTGTTTATATTTAACGACTCTTCGCGCGCGTTTGGTTTTTTTAAAGCTCGCGATGAGATGGCCGCTCCGGTTACAAATATTCGAACACTTTCGAAAGCGGAACTTACCGAGCTCGGTCTGGACAAATATCGAGGTCCATCTTATCCTCACCCGGTCATTTTCGCTGAGCGATGCATTGGCTGTCAGGCTTGCGTCGATGCCTGTCCTCATGATGTGCTCGCGATCGTCGATGGAACTGCTGCCGCTGTCGCTCCTGACCTCTGTATGGAAGACACTGCGTGCCAGGCCGAGTGTCCGGTCAACCCAAAAGCATGCATCGTCATCAACACAGCAAAGGATGTACGCTCGCTTCCCACGCCAACGCGGGACGGGTCGACATTTCAGACCAATGTTCCGGGATGTTTCATAATCGGCGATGTTTCCGGCGTTCCGCTGATCAAGAATGCGGTGAAAGAGGGTGCAGACGTAATTGCCCATATTGTTGATGAACTAAAGGGTGCTCAACCGGAACCAAAAGCAGATTACGATGTTGCGATCATAGGCATCGGTCCTGGAGGAGCATCCGCAGCGGCCTCGGCTCAAGAAGCCAATCTTCGGTATGTCGGGATCGAACAGGATAAGACCTTATCCACCATCGACTTGTATCCGAAAGGTAAATATATTTTCTTCAAGCCAGATACAAAGGATTGGTCGGGAGGGATACCCGTCACCGGTCTTGGCCTTTCAAAGGCTAAATACGGTGGCTCAGAAGGTGACGACGATCAGACGATCTTTGATGCGGTGGGCCACGATCTGAAAACTATAGTTCATGAGCAGGCGGCATTGCTCCATGGTGAAATGATCGCAAAGATCCCGACGACGCTCCATGAAAAACTTGCACCGAAGCTTTCAGAAAAACTTGAAAAAGAGCTGAAAAAACGCATCGCCGGATTTTTGCGGTCAAAAGGCTCCGTTGATTGGGCGCGAGTTTTTCAAACACAGTTTCTTAAAGAACAGAATAATTTGTTACCTCTTTTTCGCTCCGATATTGCCGATCAGCTTCAAACAAAAATTCCGGGTGATCAACGTGAGAACATTCTCGATATTTGGCTAGGCAGCCTTACATCAAAGGGAGTAAAGATCAACGAAAACGAAAGCTGCAAAACCGTAAATAAGGCTGAGGACGGCGATTATTTTGTGATCAATGCTGAACGCGGAGCAGAAAAGCTGCCACAAACGTACAAAGCTCGCCGCGTTATTATAGCTATCGGCCTTCGCGGCGCTCCAAACAAATTGCGCTTGCCGAATGAAGATCTGAAATTCAAGATCGAAGGCCGCGAAGAGCAAAAGGTCATATATGGCCTCTCAAATCCGGCTGAATTTTGGGGATGTCGTATCGTTGTGGTTGGCGGTGGAAATGTGGCTGTCGAGGCGGCTGTCGATCTGGTTGCTACACGTGACGGAGCAACGATTACCCCGCGAACGCCGGATATGATGAATAAAGTGACGCTGTTGGTGCGCGACTATTTGGCGCCAACAGTAAAGTTCGGTAATAAATTTCAGCTTTATCAATGTGCAGATAACGGTATTATTGACCTGCGGTTCGGTGTGGGAATCAAGGAAATGCGCGAAAATGAGATCGTGCTGGAAGATGTAAAAACTAAGAAGGAACTCGAAACGATACCGAATGATTACATTTTTGCGCTGATCGGCGGTGAGAGGCCGAATAGATTTTTGGAATCGATAGGTATTACTATCAAGTAG
- a CDS encoding tetratricopeptide repeat protein, translated as MKKDNVMFVVLGLLVGLVVGFAVANSINKSAYEKPEVSSASNSASNKNPALPPNHPPLGSSTGEQPQNAPRPEVMAAIEKAKADPKNFEAQMTAGDLYYQIGRFDEAATFYETAAKLKPTEPEPMVKAGNANFDAEKYEKAEKWYLQALEKDPKNVDVRTDLGLTFFLREPRDIERAIKEYKASLSIKPEHEVTLQNLALAYDEKDDKEGFAATLEKLRKINPNNPVVKRIDSE; from the coding sequence ATGAAAAAAGATAACGTCATGTTCGTTGTGCTGGGGCTGTTGGTCGGCCTCGTCGTTGGCTTTGCGGTTGCGAACAGCATCAACAAATCCGCTTATGAAAAACCGGAAGTTTCTTCGGCGTCTAACAGTGCCTCAAATAAGAATCCGGCACTTCCGCCGAACCACCCTCCGCTTGGCAGCTCAACGGGCGAACAGCCGCAGAACGCTCCGCGTCCGGAAGTGATGGCTGCTATCGAAAAGGCAAAAGCCGACCCTAAGAATTTTGAAGCTCAAATGACAGCGGGTGATCTCTATTATCAGATCGGACGTTTTGATGAGGCCGCGACATTTTATGAAACGGCTGCAAAACTCAAACCCACCGAACCAGAGCCAATGGTAAAGGCCGGCAACGCCAATTTCGATGCTGAAAAATACGAAAAAGCTGAAAAATGGTATTTGCAGGCCCTCGAAAAAGATCCAAAAAACGTCGATGTCCGAACTGATCTTGGCCTGACATTCTTTCTCCGCGAGCCTCGTGATATTGAGAGAGCGATCAAGGAATACAAAGCATCTTTAAGTATCAAGCCTGAACATGAGGTAACGCTGCAAAATCTCGCGCTGGCTTATGATGAAAAAGATGATAAAGAGGGATTTGCCGCGACACTCGAAAAATTAAGAAAAATAAACCCCAACAATCCGGTTGTAAAGCGCATCGATAGTGAATGA
- a CDS encoding response regulator transcription factor, whose translation MTKTYTKNPGPYIRTSIVAHHQLVRECLTSLIQNNQDLQVVTSCSLRSDTFKLDGCDIAVIYLEANDPVEIIRGVLDANPEIKVVAITDGEDLDSSTQALKLGAVGIVRSDQSSKLLIEAVRRAFKGETWLNQALLSNLLKNGDSTGVKMSNGNAGNAMETITRRETEVIAMIGKGLKSKVIAERLGISEATVRHHLSSIYGKLGVDDRLNLVIYAFRHGLIPLSDDSEED comes from the coding sequence ATGACCAAGACCTACACAAAAAACCCCGGCCCTTACATACGGACATCTATCGTAGCTCACCATCAACTTGTCCGGGAATGCCTCACTTCCCTTATCCAAAACAACCAGGATCTGCAAGTTGTTACATCGTGCAGCTTACGATCGGACACATTCAAGCTGGACGGCTGTGACATAGCTGTAATATACCTTGAGGCAAATGATCCGGTGGAAATAATAAGGGGCGTTTTGGATGCCAACCCGGAAATAAAGGTGGTGGCGATCACGGACGGTGAAGATCTCGACTCTTCTACGCAGGCTCTCAAATTAGGTGCGGTGGGCATCGTCCGCTCTGATCAAAGTTCAAAGCTGCTGATCGAAGCGGTTCGTAGGGCATTTAAGGGGGAAACATGGCTTAATCAAGCATTGCTTTCCAATTTACTCAAGAATGGCGATTCTACCGGTGTTAAAATGTCCAACGGCAACGCCGGCAACGCAATGGAAACAATAACGCGCCGCGAGACCGAGGTGATCGCGATGATCGGGAAAGGCCTCAAAAGCAAAGTGATTGCCGAACGTCTGGGTATAAGTGAGGCAACCGTTCGACATCATCTCAGCTCTATTTATGGCAAACTCGGTGTTGATGACCGTTTGAATTTAGTCATTTACGCATTCAGACACGGATTGATCCCTTTATCGGATGATTCCGAGGAAGATTGA